In one Solanum lycopersicum chromosome 11, SLM_r2.1 genomic region, the following are encoded:
- the LOC112940333 gene encoding lignin-forming anionic peroxidase, producing MTSSFIAIFSLLLLSTMQCHAQLSSTFYDRTCPNALTTIRTSIRQAVSSERRMAASLIRLHFHDCFVQGCDASLLLDETPTIVSEKTALPNLGSVRGFGVIEDAKREVEKICPGVVSCADILAVAARDASSLVGGPSWTVKLGRRDSTTASHTVAETDLPGPFDPLSRLISGFANKGLSTRDMVALSGSHSIGQAQCFLFRDRIYSNGTDIDAGFASTRRRQCPQEDQNGNLAPLDLVTPNQLDNNYFKNLRQRKGLLQSDQVLLSGGSTDDIVLEYSNSPRAFASDFAAAMIKMGDISPLTGQNGIIRTVCGAIN from the exons atgaCTAGTTCTTTTATTGctatattttctcttcttctactCTCTACCATGCAATGCCATGCACAACTTTCTTCCACTTTCTACGACCGAACTTGCCCTAATGCTCTCACCACTATTCGTACAAGTATAAGACAAGCAGTTTCAAGCGAACGTCGTATGGCTGCATCCCTCATTCGTCTTCATTTCCATGATTGTTTTGTTCAG gGTTGTGATGCTTCTCTCTTGCTTGATGAAACTCCAACTATTGTCAGTGAGAAGACAGCGCTGCCAAATCTTGGATCAGTTAGAGGCTTTGGTGTTATAGAAGATGCAAAAAGAGAGGTTGAGAAAATATGTCCTGGAGTTGTATCGTGTGCTGACATACTTGCAGTTGCTGCTAGAGATGCATCAAGTCTC GTTGGCGGTCCATCATGGACAGTGAAACTCGGAAGAAGAGACTCAACCACTGCAAGTCATACTGTTGCGGAAACTGATCTTCCTGGTCCTTTTGATCCTCTTAGTAGGCTTATTTCTGGCTTTGCCAACAAAGGCCTTAGCACAAGGGATATGGTTGCTTTATCAG GATCACATTCAATTGGACAAGCACAATGTTTCCTTTTCCGTGATAGAATTTATAGCAATGGAACAGACATCGATGCTGGATTTGCTAGCACTAGAAGACGACAATGTCCTCAAGAAGATCAAAATGGAAACCTAGCTCCACTTGATTTGGTAACACCTAATCAATTGGATAACAACTACTTCAAGAATTTGAGGCAAAGAAAAGGCCTTCTTCAATCGGATCAAGTTCTTTTGAGTGGAGGATCTACCGATGATATTGTTTTAGAATATAGCAATAGCCCTCGAGCATTTGCCTCTGATTTTGCTGCAGCCATGATTAAAATGGGAGATATCAGTCCTCTAACTGGTCAAAATGGGATCATAAGAACGGTTTGTGGAGctataaattga
- the LOC138339192 gene encoding lignin-forming anionic peroxidase-like, producing the protein MTSSFIAIFSLLLLSTMQCHAQLSSTFYDRTCPNALTTIRTSIRQAVSSERRMAASLIRLHFHDCFVQGCDASLLLDETPTIVSEKTALPNLGSVRGFGVIEDAKREVEKICPGVVSCADILAVAARDASSLVGGPSWTVKLGRRDSTTASHTVAETDLPGPFDPLSRLISGFANKGLSTRDMVALSGSHSIGQAQCFLFRDRIYSNGTDIDAGFASTRRRQCPQEDQNGNLAPLDLVTPNQLDNNYFKNLRQRKGLLQSDQVLLSGGSTDDIVLEYSNSPRAFASDFAAAMIKMGDISPLTGQNGIIRTVCGAIN; encoded by the exons atgaCTAGTTCTTTTATTGctatattttctcttcttctactCTCTACCATGCAATGCCATGCACAACTTTCTTCCACTTTCTACGACCGAACTTGCCCTAATGCTCTCACCACTATTCGTACAAGTATAAGACAAGCAGTTTCAAGCGAACGTCGTATGGCTGCATCCCTCATTCGTCTTCATTTCCATGATTGTTTTGTTCAG GGTTGTGATGCTTCTCTCTTGCTTGATGAAACTCCAACTATTGTCAGTGAGAAGACAGCGCTGCCAAATCTTGGATCAGTTAGAGGCTTTGGTGTTATAGAAGATGCAAAAAGAGAGGTTGAGAAAATATGTCCTGGAGTTGTATCGTGTGCTGACATACTTGCAGTTGCTGCTAGAGATGCATCAAGTCTC GTTGGCGGTCCATCATGGACAGTGAAACTCGGAAGAAGAGACTCAACCACTGCAAGTCATACTGTTGCGGAAACTGATCTTCCTGGTCCTTTTGATCCTCTTAGTAGGCTTATTTCTGGCTTTGCCAACAAAGGCCTTAGCACAAGGGATATGGTTGCTTTATCAG GATCACATTCAATTGGACAAGCACAATGTTTCCTTTTCCGTGATAGAATTTATAGCAATGGAACAGACATCGATGCTGGATTTGCTAGCACTAGAAGACGACAATGTCCTCAAGAAGATCAAAATGGAAACCTAGCTCCACTTGATTTGGTAACACCTAATCAATTGGATAACAACTACTTCAAGAATTTGAGGCAAAGAAAAGGCCTTCTTCAATCGGATCAAGTTCTTTTGAGTGGAGGATCTACCGATGATATTGTTTTAGAATATAGCAATAGCCCTCGAGCATTTGCCTCTGATTTTGCTGCAGCCATGATTAAAATGGGAGATATCAGTCCTCTAACTGGTCAAAATGGGATCATAAGAACGGTTTGTGGAGctataaattga